In one Prosthecochloris aestuarii DSM 271 genomic region, the following are encoded:
- the trxA gene encoding thioredoxin — MAKKTLDELIGESTMPVFIDFYADWCGPCHSIAPSIIKLAQEFSGRLTVVKINVDEQPEAAARYQVQGIPALMLFDKGSVIWRTSGALAYPRLKAEVSKALGWG; from the coding sequence ATGGCAAAGAAAACCCTCGATGAACTTATTGGTGAAAGCACAATGCCTGTCTTTATTGATTTTTATGCTGACTGGTGCGGGCCTTGTCATTCAATAGCCCCTTCTATTATCAAACTCGCGCAGGAGTTCAGCGGCAGACTGACTGTCGTCAAAATTAACGTTGACGAGCAGCCCGAAGCAGCAGCCCGCTATCAGGTGCAGGGTATTCCCGCATTGATGCTGTTCGATAAGGGTTCCGTTATATGGAGGACCTCAGGCGCTCTTGCATACCCTCGCCTCAAGGCTGAAGTCAGTAAGGCGTTGGGATGGGGTTGA
- a CDS encoding SRPBCC family protein: MPLTLTMTIRRSLKTGASGTAVFRLLSDIARSASFFPKIETISDLGSNTWRFETERIGIGSYTILQLSVISRYQFDKEQGIISWAPAGAAEHLKVEGHWEILQHPDGCHILLTAQGTHEINLPEFMKNLLAPLIRLEAEILVNCFLDNLKKKLEEEKS, from the coding sequence ATGCCGCTGACCCTTACCATGACGATCAGGCGCAGCCTGAAAACCGGGGCATCAGGCACTGCTGTCTTCAGGCTGCTTTCTGACATTGCCCGTTCGGCATCGTTTTTCCCGAAAATCGAAACGATATCCGACCTTGGCAGCAACACCTGGCGATTTGAAACAGAACGCATCGGAATTGGCAGCTATACCATTCTGCAACTAAGCGTTATCAGTCGATACCAGTTCGATAAAGAGCAGGGCATCATCAGCTGGGCACCGGCAGGAGCAGCTGAGCACCTCAAAGTAGAAGGACACTGGGAAATCCTGCAGCACCCGGACGGATGCCATATTCTACTGACAGCTCAAGGCACTCATGAGATCAATCTTCCGGAATTCATGAAAAACCTTCTGGCCCCCCTTATACGGCTCGAAGCTGAGATCCTTGTCAACTGCTTTCTCGACAACCTGAAAAAAAAGCTTGAAGAAGAAAAATCGTGA
- a CDS encoding fibrobacter succinogenes major paralogous domain-containing protein, giving the protein MKRFFHHSIVIMLAVGLPLMASCNKESAGPNVGEPLTDVDGRQYQTVQIGDQTWMAENLQVTHYRNGDPIAEVADLDAWVALESGAWSYYDNDPEKGAVFGKLYNWYAVNDPRGLAPEGWHIATEEDWQALEEYLGMPGEQVGEVEFRGVDANVGGKLKATGTELWKEPNSGASNATGFSALAGGYRDNDGPFCFFGKYGAFWSSSETENGRVWFRGMTATEPGVYRFSFNKKCGFSVRCVKDSQ; this is encoded by the coding sequence ATGAAACGTTTCTTTCATCATTCTATCGTCATCATGCTTGCCGTGGGTCTTCCTCTGATGGCAAGTTGTAACAAAGAAAGCGCAGGACCAAATGTTGGCGAACCGTTGACCGATGTGGATGGCAGACAGTATCAGACCGTACAGATCGGCGATCAGACCTGGATGGCAGAAAACCTGCAGGTGACTCATTACCGTAACGGAGACCCCATTGCTGAAGTTGCCGATCTGGACGCGTGGGTCGCTCTGGAAAGCGGGGCCTGGAGCTATTACGATAATGATCCTGAAAAAGGCGCTGTTTTCGGTAAGCTCTATAACTGGTATGCTGTCAACGATCCGCGTGGCCTTGCGCCAGAAGGGTGGCACATCGCTACCGAAGAGGACTGGCAAGCGCTCGAAGAGTATCTCGGTATGCCGGGTGAGCAGGTTGGTGAAGTTGAATTCCGCGGTGTTGATGCCAACGTCGGAGGCAAGCTGAAGGCTACAGGTACAGAGCTGTGGAAGGAGCCGAACAGCGGGGCATCGAATGCAACAGGTTTTTCGGCACTTGCCGGAGGGTATCGGGATAACGATGGTCCGTTCTGCTTTTTCGGCAAATATGGCGCTTTCTGGTCGTCGTCCGAGACGGAAAACGGTCGAGTGTGGTTCAGGGGCATGACCGCTACCGAGCCGGGCGTCTACCGTTTCAGCTTCAATAAAAAGTGCGGGTTTTCCGTACGCTGCGTCAAGGATAGCCAGTAG